From one Triticum urartu cultivar G1812 chromosome 3, Tu2.1, whole genome shotgun sequence genomic stretch:
- the LOC125548571 gene encoding Werner Syndrome-like exonuclease, with amino-acid sequence MATSMVTDFGDGHCIVAFDQDHVHTTLTSSGGVVDEWLDLVYRIHRRRLDRLVVGLDVEWRPSFRGLPPGPVALLQLCVGRRCLVFQILRADYVPDSLFDFLADGRFTFVGVGVYGDAQKLSAHYGLQVTNAVDLRYLAANMLGKPALRHTGLQGLVWQVMGVWPEKPHHVRVSAWDAPRLTRDQLQYACADAFASFEVGRRLYDGEY; translated from the coding sequence ATGGCGACTTCCATGGTGACGGACTTCGGCGACGGCCACTGCATCGTGGCGTTCGACCAGGACCACGTCCACACCACCCTGACCTCCTCCGGCGGCGTCGTCGACGAGTGGCTGGACCTCGTCTACCgcatccaccgccgccgcctcgaccgcCTCGTCGTCGGCCTCGACGTCGAGTGGCGCCCCTCGTTCCGCGGCCTCCCGCCGGGCCCCGTCGCGCTGCTGCAGCTGTGCGTCGGCCGCCGCTGCctcgtcttccagatcctccgcGCCGACTACGTCCCGGACTCCCTCTTCGACTTCCTCGCCGACGGCCGCTTCACCTTCGTCGGCGTCGGGGTCTACGGCGACGCGCAGAAGCTCAGCGCTCACTACGGGCTGCAGGTGACGAACGCGGTGGACCTGCGCTACCTCGCCGCGAACATGCTGGGGAAGCCGGCGCTGCGGCACACCGGGCTGCAGGGCCTCGTGTGGCAGGTGATGGGCGTGTGGCCCGAGAAGCCGCACCACGTGCGGGTCAGCGCCTGGGACGCGCCGCGGCTGACGCGGGACCAACTGCAGTATGCTTGCGCCGACGCCTTTGCATCGTTCGAGGTCGGCCGGAGGCTCTACGACGGCGAATATTAG